A segment of the Arachis hypogaea cultivar Tifrunner chromosome 5, arahy.Tifrunner.gnm2.J5K5, whole genome shotgun sequence genome:
caagaaaagTCAAAAGAGATTTTTACTTAAGAGTAAATGTTAAAGATATTCCCATTAAGTATGATGGATTACATGAAGATGAGAAGAGTATTTTTCTTGATATAGCTTGTTTCTTCAACAAGGAAAAGATATCATATGTGAAGCAAATGCTACATGTCCGTGGTTTCCACCCTGAAGATGGTATTGACGTTTTGATCGACAGATCTTTGATGAAGATTGACAAGAATAATAATTGTGTGAGAATGCATGATTTGATTCAAGATATGGGTAGAGAAATTGTTAGAAGGGAATCAACTTCTAAGCCTGGCAAACGTTCTAGACTATGGAATGATGAGGACATTGTTCATGTTCTAGAAAATGACATGGTATGTTGTTATATTTATGTATTCAGCTTGTAAATTTCTACAACCTTACATGTAAAATttgacatatatataaatatatgtttggTGTTTGCAATGATGATGATACAGGGAAGTGATAGAGTTGAAGTCATAATTTTGCACTCAAGCAAGCGTAGAGTGAATTGGAATGGAAAAGCATTCAAGAAAATGAGGAATCTCAAAGTTCTCATATTCTGGGATGTACATTTTTCAGTTGGTCCTGATCATCTGCCAAACAGTTTAAGAGTGTTGGAGTGGGATGGATATCCATCACCATCATTACCCTCTGATTTTCATCCCACTAAACTCTTCATGCTCAATTTGTGCAACAGTTCTCTCAAATTGGACAATCCACTCCAGGCATGCATCATTTCCTACTATTTTACTCAATCAAATATGCTTATTCATTTAACAATTCTCTGTATAAAAATAAGCATTAGTTGTTATGAAAAGATTAGTATAAaactaatatataataataactgatttagtaattaatttttaattatagaatTATCCTGATGTCtagataatataatatatataatcaaaggtttatttaaaaaataaaagagtgttaGAGAGTTAATAGATTTTGTAATTTGTgactattaattagttattattaatattttttaatagtatgagattatatttaatagtataaaattatttattttttattaattaaatactggtcaaattttaataaaagtactgtTACCTaactttctttaaaaaaatatgtataaccAATAACACATACaacaattaaatcaaaataaaggtttactcttttaaaattttactttcttTCTGCAAAATGGACACAAATCATGATTAACCGCgcgagcaatgctagggggccagcaatttttgtgattgttagccatcaactagccatcaatgatgatttgatggtgtgagattggtgtgagatttcatccaatggttcacctttctctgctggttacatgctggccaaaattcaacaaaactgctGGTTCCTTAGATTTTTCCTTAACCGCGCTTCTCACTCTATATTGCTGCTAACTCCATTATTTTATCCCATAAATCATAGGTTATATCTAGCCAGTCTTATTgggagattttttttaattatatgagTAGCCATTGACTAAATTGATGAACAAGAGATTATTACATTTTGATTTGTGCAAATACTATTGGCTTAGGCTGGTTTATTATTAGACTTTAGAGTTATAACATTCAATGAATTTGAAGAAATCATTAGAGATTAAAAGATGATATCTTTTGGACCCAAAATTTTACTATGAAAAAATGTATGGCCTACCAAGAAAGCTGCAAAGCAACCAAACCTGTAAACGATCTTGCACCTATTGAGAAACCTATTGAGAAAGAATACTGTTGCCAAAAAAGAGAGAATAATGCAGAGAAAATAATGACCAAATTGATTAAGATCTGAATGAGGAAAATGTGTGATTAGAGAGTTATTATACAAAGGCACTTAGCtcctattttatagtttaataaaaaCTGCACTAACATCCTCTAACTACCTCTAACAGCCACTCTAACTGAATTATTCTCATAACAGAATTTTACTGACTTCACGTAATTTATTACTTAAGATGTTACTTAAGTTTTGACTTCTTCTCCTTTAACACCCCCCTCAAGCTTAGTTGGGGCTTTGTTCCCAACCTAAGCTTGGACTTAAACCGTTCAAACAATTTACAAGACAGGGATTTGGTCAATATATCTGCTATCTGATCTTGTGCAGGTATATTAACTACAAAAAGTTGCTTTCTATTAACTAGCTCTCTCAAAAAGTGTAGATCAGTTTCAAGATGCTTGCAACGGCTATGCATAAGTGGGTTCACAGTTAGGTGACAAGTGCTCTGATTGTCACAATAGATCGTTGGTGTCACTTGTTATGGAACTTGCAACTCTTGAAGAAGCTGCTGTATAGACATGACTTCCGTTTGAGCAGAGGCAACCGCTCGATATTCAGCCTCGGTACTCGACCTGCTAACTTTCGATTGTTTTCCACACTTCCAAGCAATGAGGTTGCTTCCTAAGAATACCAAATAGCCACTGATCGACCTTCTATCATCCAAATCTGTCGCCCAATCTGCATCAGCAAAGGAAATAATTCTATAGTCAGAACATTTGTTAAACACTAAGCCTTGATTAGGGGTACCTTGTAAATATCTCAAGATTCTCTTGACAGCCTTCCATTGTTCAATTGTTGGCTGATGCATGAACTGTGAGCACTTATTTACTGCAAAAGCAATATCCGGTCGTGTGATGGTCAAATATTGTAGTGCTCCAACAATTGATCGATATT
Coding sequences within it:
- the LOC112802991 gene encoding disease resistance-like protein DSC1 isoform X1, with protein sequence MIMVEPSSSSSSSSSFTWNWIYDVFLSFRGEDTRNGFTSNLYHALDQKGIHTFIDDEELQKGEEITPALVKAIQESRIAIVVFSKNYASSAFCLDELAKILELLKLEGRLVWPIFYDVDPSDVRHQKGSYAGALAKHEERFQNDDNGKVQKWRNALREAANLSGSHFKPGSLMKIDKNNNCVRMHDLIQDMGREIVRRESTSKPGKRSRLWNDEDIVHVLENDMGSDRVEVIILHSSKRRVNWNGKAFKKMRNLKVLIFWDVHFSVGPDHLPNSLRVLEWDGYPSPSLPSDFHPTKLFMLNLCNSSLKLDNPLQACIISYYFTQSNMLIHLTILCIKISISCYEKISIKLIYNNN